One Helianthus annuus cultivar XRQ/B chromosome 12, HanXRQr2.0-SUNRISE, whole genome shotgun sequence genomic region harbors:
- the LOC110893935 gene encoding alpha/beta hydrolase domain-containing protein 17C: protein MGNVTSNVAAKLAFFPPDPPTYDVFEDAYDSTNGKTRLVFTGITADKNVDVHLLDTKGGNKVVGTFWKHPLGKMTVLYSHGNAADLGQMTELFFELRAHLKVNIMSYDYSGYGASTGKPSEINTYYDIEAVYNCLKNNYGIKQEDLILYGQSVGSGPTLHLASRLQRLRGVVLHSAILSGIRVLYPVKMTFWFDIFKNIDKVQKVNCPVLVIHGTDDDIVDFSHGKQLWELAKEKYDPLWVQGGGHSNLESFPEYIRHLRKFVKAMEKLSAKMNKQRLSSVPSIKEVKHNGCLSFGRS, encoded by the exons ATGGGGAATGTAACCTCAAATGTAGCTGCAAAGTTGGCATTTTTCCCACCAGACCCACCAACCTACGATGTTTTCGAGGATGCATATGATTCAACAAACGGTAAAACAAGACTTGTTTTCACAGGAATTACTGCAGACAAGAATGTTGATGTTCATTTGCTTGATACAAAGGGCGGGAACAAGGTTGTTGGTACTTTTTGGAAACACCCTTTGGGGAAGATGACTGTTTTGTACTCTCATGGGAATGCTGCTGATCTGGGTCAAATGACTGAACTGTTCTTTGAGCTTAGAGCTCATTTGAAAGTCAATATTATGAG TTATGACTATTCGGGATATGGAGCTTCCACCGGCAAG CCATCTGAGATTAATACATATTATGACATCGAGGCCGTCTacaattgtttaaagaacaaTTACGGAATCAAGCAGGAAGACTTGATCTTATATGGACAATCTGTCGGTAGCGGGCCCACATTACACTTGGCTTCTAGACTACAAAGACTACGAGGCGTTGTTCTACATAGTGCTATTCTTTCAGGAATACGCGTTCTCTATCCCGTCAAAATGACATTCTGGTTCGACATTTTCAAG AATATCGACAAAGTACAGAAAGTCAACTGTCCGGTTCTAGTTATACAT GGTACAGATGATGATATTGTCGATTTCTCACATGGGAAACAATTATGGGAGCTTGCAAAAGAGAAATATGATCCGTTGTGGGTCCAAGGTGGCGGTCATTCGAATCTTGAAAGTTTCCCGGAGTATATAAGACACTTACGAAAGTTTGTAAAAGCAATGGAGAAACTTTCCGCAAAGATGAACAAGCAACGGCTTTCTTCAGTCCCGAGTATCAAAGAAGTCAAACACAACGGATGCTTGAGTTTCGGAAGAAGTTGA